The Geothermobacter hydrogeniphilus genome includes a region encoding these proteins:
- a CDS encoding DUF2341 domain-containing protein: MEPGDAMVGGGVLKSVMFRRRLSILHGFVVLLMVVGTCSSVVAAGGELRLGWPWIESLAADQMAADAVVDDAGDLVLVGSSNAAGRDLVLLKVKGDGSGAAWPMVSYDYAGGEDAATAVAIAPGGDIIVTGYVHNGSDFDILTARYRGTDGTLMWRHIYDGPSGGDDYPTAVVLDALGNIYVGGYVQGQGNKDDALIMKFSPDGPEADGKPLWTYLYNGPAGGHDRLTALAAGVDGLALTGESESAVAGDFDVFTMKVDYSGSPLWPQAQRYTDSGNGRGNAVAVDADGDVVMLGHVAGSSDPSGRDLFLIKYPAVYGPAVWVDHYDGGFEDEGLALAVTAAGDIFIAGRSFTTSTAFDIYLARYSAAGVMQWSDLRNSSNGNNDVPVRVLAGSNGDLYVLGYSNDAQGGFDDITLYKYRQSGAFLWQTVYDGNGRNDRPVGVGLAPDGDLLVAGWSDQGSAGNPDIDLLALRYDAGRVDPPTSLAATVVSNSQIHLQWQNNDPSAETVSIEVRTATGIYTPVASLPSSVNSYEHTGLNGDTRYFYRVQAIRSGVGASPYSNEASARTTLISYDPPTWQYRFAGAAGGDDEPAAIACGPDLQPVVTGTTFSPLEGYDYLTIKLDRDNPSAELWQARYNDGDNQGDAATAIVVDSRNRPLVTGYASLWGGGASNTNDIYTLGYPAAGGSPLWTDQYNGPAGDDDKSLAIAVAGNPLDEAAVIGYGKNAAWNDDVYLLKYDPDGNRAWAAQPWDGGGEDFPAAVAFAPDGRIFVVGRSFNGSSDDLLLLCYDGTDGRLIWQAVLDGPAAGSDRVVDLAVDAAGDLYVAATSERNAGDGDIYLAKFSGAGDGLPDGTGVAGAQLLWQQWYGSAAGYDAAVGVAIDPADGALLLGGTVLTAPGNHDLLLVRLDPAGDGAGGGREIWRHRLDLPDDEIGTAMSIDRSGILTLIATVSGGGGDDMLAVQWNHLGDVVAATRYDSPDGLDDTPVAVTSNRVGETFVAGSTLNGNGDLDLLVFRLPSPVLQAPDDLRATQLYSEVQLNWFDIVTGEDGFQLQRALGDCESPGSFVALADLPAGSESYFDSGLNIGSSYCYRLRSTTTSGDASRWVDVSVQTAAAVAPGQLTAVLQNESDILLTWVDNTPGASGYEFVIERCSGSGCDFSTVTSFTVDAATVVDSLTGLGRYVDSTACAGDVYRYRVFARKPGLWSTAYSQPTGTAGVAPQHPQAPSALSADRVSETGVAFSWQDNTAAEEQFLIERCDDIAANCSDTSFTPLATLPSLAGVQLLYRMDESAWSGLAGEVVDSSGNGNHGRSVAAATVPYGRYRRSGNFANDSRVSTPLTIDQSSASSGAAFAAWVKPDAGSGQFFLFDSDNGGNDWSLLHDGTTWQLNTGAESGPIDTGIAVDVGAWQQVVASFDPQGGVSFFKNGSDQFSDPGIGFDTSSAPLQVGYQDNPAGTLLQLHMDEAGWSDGSAGVIDSSGAGLDGTSYGGADTTAGHSGRAGQFDGVDDYVSTPLLIDQSASSAGVTMEAWVYPTDTSSYSWRHLLSTDNNSNEWGILQYHDQWRVATGNSLIYVGTVDLNRWQHLVAVFDPDKGVIFYKNGVPSTPQSIGYGTSNYFTIGRDAGSNSAYYKGLVDEVTVFDRPLTAAEVLDRYQRRSFLGQVDEVAVFNRPLSLSEAATLYQHGLARFNDSGTDVNRDYTYRVRADRAGSCAADWPTAPSSGLEVRTVPPAPDLQVQVEGDSRVRLSWVSRTTTQTGFKVERCEGSGCGSFITLDNSLGPADDTYLDTTTCSGQTYRYRVTALQTPGWGESDPSAAVEVDVPALAAPSSLSVTGVSEGEISLQWSYPWADADRFEVGWCATAGGCSQPSDFTLSTVSGLPEGDLLWLRMNEAGWNNGTADVLDSSGHARNATSYNGLNVAAGGHSGGAGAFDGNDDYLQTPLHLDQSASGPGASFEVWVYPTRRDNSQRHVISTENGGYDWSLVQSLNNWMVFTGNSSYSTGLKVDFDQWQQLVVTFDPQSGVRVYKNGGLSPADVFTTTNIGFDASTSDLVIGRRASSTYSGYHFEGRIDEVVVYQRPLSAQEVQDRYLHNYSLTLGTFDPASEYSFNVRALRSDSCASSGPLVEIATPVSTDPVSAPVGLTANSVGTTRVDLNWSLATTTETLLTLERCSGLGSACDEDAEFSDFSPSVTLPGGSLNYSDLTVCAESAYTYRLRSERDSAPIWQSGWMTAERQALTIAPPLNFAAAGLSESEISLAWDGGEGDSDEYLLQRCVGTGFNCASPTEIGRFSGARLLLHMDEPDWNGSAGEILDASGNGNHGSRAGTATTVAGRFDRAGSFNGSSSVQTPLLLDQTATGGGATVSVWAYPTVSDNYYRYLFSSENGGYDWGLSHRNGVWYIDTGEGRRSTGVAVDLNQWQLLSVTFTPGVGCTLMKNDGVAAEDQFSTTLIGYDGSSAALVIGKRANATGTFFVGRIDEVAIYDRSLDAAELRQFFNQPPYRFFDTGLDPATDYAYRLTAAKSVAGGCGWSKASDATAATLAPPLPDQFAVAAGGTTWVDLTWQDKSGSETEYQLQRCDGSLAGCGSLDANFTALDVTLVPDSEAYSDASLCPGQTYSYRLRARRSSGQPLWDTGWVYLETTTAAVAELTGFSAVRISEVEVDLGWNDTNQDEDKFVIERCIGVGCSNFAPIADLTSSATVLSYRDDELEPGSTYNYRVKAVKAAVCNGGWQTGYQGPIEIAASIQPPKLVSAIPINTTRIDLAWDNNAPTATGTLVERCSGHPCQDSFVPVGTAVIGATGFTDDTACAGASYSYRLKSLGEGLSAAAGGCWSRRVPLTFDAFVPGSVVELAVPYDSDMRSDFADLRFYDRTARRELAYWIVEVLRPGQTDAVARVLLETGNNAAIDLYYGNPNAVDAGRRDRFVFYREDFTGQLLNPADWVELDANNYLEADNGLHLYDLQASYAWSSALISTATFQRSAGLELYAELTLPGDSDGLNYFAFGWEKDQTTSYYYSSLASGFHFNNGRLVIYNGSGIKYPNPLFNYAYTDYQLRIVLNPAGGSRYLVRNSSDQAWTQLMDTSLDAVHNQDATLRLAVHQASHDVVIHSLQVRSAVDDAVVSLGTEESTGSCYTFTTLWQSGYSSEDVWAATPTPQAPSGLSAATTAGSVQLTWDWNADEDASFIIERCLESSCPSYSVVATVTAGSRQYLDGSAAASQDYRYRVRATKPSTCGAWQSGPSGEALVRTDPGGIMDLSATPVNSRMIRLDWTPPGGDEDGFLLYKQSLTGRFVPIAELPAGVSNFTDTLAIEPESTYRYQLRAWRTDDSGPPEIRSFGEFSNIAEATTPAFINGDGVCAE, encoded by the coding sequence ATGGAACCAGGTGACGCCATGGTAGGGGGGGGAGTGTTGAAATCGGTCATGTTCCGCCGGCGGTTGTCGATTCTGCATGGTTTCGTCGTGCTGCTGATGGTTGTCGGAACCTGTTCCTCCGTCGTCGCGGCCGGCGGCGAACTGCGGCTCGGATGGCCCTGGATTGAATCTCTCGCCGCTGACCAGATGGCTGCAGATGCCGTGGTTGATGATGCCGGAGACCTGGTGCTGGTCGGCAGCAGCAACGCGGCCGGTCGGGATCTGGTTCTGCTCAAGGTCAAAGGGGATGGCAGCGGCGCGGCCTGGCCGATGGTCAGTTACGATTATGCCGGTGGCGAGGATGCGGCAACTGCTGTGGCGATCGCTCCCGGCGGTGATATTATCGTCACCGGTTATGTTCACAACGGCTCCGATTTTGACATTCTGACCGCCAGGTATCGCGGCACTGACGGGACCCTGATGTGGCGGCATATCTATGACGGCCCCTCCGGGGGAGACGATTATCCGACCGCGGTGGTTCTCGACGCGCTCGGCAATATCTACGTCGGCGGTTATGTCCAGGGCCAGGGAAACAAAGATGACGCCCTGATAATGAAGTTTTCACCCGATGGGCCCGAGGCCGACGGCAAGCCGCTCTGGACGTATCTCTACAATGGACCGGCCGGGGGACATGATCGGTTGACGGCTTTGGCCGCCGGGGTTGACGGACTGGCCCTGACCGGCGAGAGTGAAAGTGCCGTCGCCGGTGATTTCGATGTCTTCACCATGAAGGTCGATTATTCCGGCAGCCCGCTCTGGCCGCAGGCGCAGCGTTACACCGACAGCGGCAACGGACGCGGCAATGCCGTGGCCGTCGATGCCGATGGTGATGTCGTGATGCTCGGTCATGTGGCGGGCAGCAGCGATCCTTCCGGGCGGGATCTCTTTCTGATCAAATATCCGGCCGTCTACGGTCCGGCCGTCTGGGTGGATCATTATGATGGCGGGTTCGAGGATGAGGGCCTGGCCCTGGCGGTCACGGCTGCCGGGGACATCTTTATCGCCGGCCGGAGCTTTACCACCTCCACTGCCTTTGATATCTACCTGGCCCGTTATTCGGCCGCAGGAGTCATGCAGTGGTCCGATCTGCGCAACAGCAGCAACGGCAACAATGATGTTCCGGTCAGGGTGCTTGCCGGTTCGAACGGCGATCTCTATGTCCTCGGCTACAGCAATGACGCCCAGGGTGGTTTCGATGACATTACCCTGTACAAGTATCGGCAGAGCGGTGCCTTCCTCTGGCAGACGGTCTATGACGGCAATGGTCGCAACGACCGGCCGGTCGGTGTCGGCCTGGCTCCGGACGGCGATCTGCTGGTTGCCGGCTGGAGCGATCAGGGCAGCGCCGGGAATCCTGATATCGACCTGCTGGCGTTGCGTTACGATGCCGGTCGTGTTGATCCGCCGACCTCTCTTGCGGCGACCGTGGTCAGCAACAGCCAGATCCATCTCCAATGGCAGAACAATGATCCGTCGGCCGAAACCGTCAGTATCGAGGTACGTACCGCCACCGGCATTTACACGCCGGTGGCGAGTCTGCCGTCCTCGGTCAACAGCTATGAACATACCGGGTTGAATGGTGACACCCGTTATTTCTATCGGGTTCAGGCGATTCGCAGTGGGGTCGGCGCCTCGCCCTACAGCAACGAGGCGAGCGCCCGCACCACGCTGATCAGCTACGATCCACCAACCTGGCAGTACCGTTTCGCCGGTGCCGCCGGCGGTGATGATGAACCGGCGGCGATCGCCTGCGGACCCGATCTGCAGCCGGTGGTAACCGGGACCACCTTCAGTCCCCTGGAAGGCTACGATTACCTGACCATCAAACTTGACCGCGACAATCCCTCGGCTGAACTCTGGCAGGCCCGCTACAACGATGGCGACAACCAGGGAGATGCGGCGACCGCCATCGTTGTCGACAGCCGCAACCGACCGCTGGTGACCGGTTATGCCTCGCTCTGGGGTGGCGGGGCCAGCAACACCAATGATATCTATACACTTGGTTACCCCGCCGCCGGCGGCAGCCCCCTGTGGACCGACCAGTACAACGGGCCCGCCGGGGATGACGACAAGTCGCTGGCGATTGCCGTTGCCGGCAACCCGCTGGATGAGGCGGCTGTCATCGGCTATGGAAAGAATGCCGCCTGGAATGACGATGTCTACCTGCTCAAATATGATCCCGACGGCAATCGGGCCTGGGCCGCTCAGCCCTGGGATGGTGGGGGAGAAGATTTTCCGGCGGCGGTCGCCTTCGCGCCTGATGGCAGGATTTTCGTCGTCGGCCGAAGTTTCAACGGCAGCAGTGACGATCTGCTGCTGCTCTGTTATGACGGAACCGACGGGCGCCTGATCTGGCAGGCGGTTCTTGACGGCCCCGCCGCCGGCAGTGACCGGGTGGTGGATCTGGCGGTCGATGCCGCCGGTGATCTGTACGTCGCCGCGACCTCGGAACGCAATGCCGGTGACGGCGATATCTATCTGGCCAAGTTTTCCGGGGCAGGAGACGGACTGCCCGACGGCACCGGGGTCGCCGGTGCGCAACTGCTGTGGCAGCAGTGGTACGGGTCTGCCGCCGGTTATGATGCCGCCGTCGGAGTCGCCATCGACCCGGCCGATGGCGCGCTGCTGCTCGGGGGGACCGTACTGACCGCCCCCGGCAACCACGATCTGCTGCTGGTACGGCTCGATCCAGCGGGTGATGGTGCCGGCGGCGGCCGGGAGATCTGGCGTCACCGTCTCGATCTTCCCGATGACGAAATCGGGACCGCCATGAGTATCGACCGCAGCGGCATCCTCACCCTGATCGCCACTGTCAGCGGTGGCGGCGGGGATGATATGCTGGCGGTCCAGTGGAACCACCTGGGTGATGTTGTCGCCGCCACCCGTTATGACAGCCCCGATGGTCTGGATGATACCCCGGTTGCCGTGACCTCCAACCGGGTCGGGGAAACCTTTGTGGCCGGTTCAACCCTGAACGGCAACGGGGATCTCGACCTGCTGGTTTTTCGTCTTCCCAGTCCGGTGCTGCAGGCTCCGGATGACCTGCGGGCAACCCAGCTCTATTCCGAAGTTCAGCTCAACTGGTTCGATATCGTTACCGGCGAGGATGGTTTCCAGCTGCAGCGGGCCCTCGGTGATTGTGAATCTCCCGGCAGCTTTGTCGCACTGGCCGACCTGCCCGCGGGCAGTGAAAGCTATTTTGACAGTGGACTGAACATCGGCAGCAGCTACTGCTACCGGTTGCGCAGCACCACGACTTCGGGTGACGCTTCGCGCTGGGTCGATGTGTCGGTGCAGACCGCCGCCGCGGTTGCTCCCGGGCAGCTCACGGCCGTTCTGCAGAACGAATCGGATATCCTGTTGACCTGGGTCGACAACACCCCGGGGGCGAGCGGGTACGAGTTCGTGATCGAACGCTGCAGTGGCAGCGGTTGCGATTTCAGTACCGTGACCAGCTTTACCGTTGACGCCGCGACAGTTGTCGACAGCCTTACCGGACTGGGTCGTTATGTTGACAGCACCGCCTGTGCCGGTGATGTCTATCGTTACCGGGTGTTCGCCCGCAAACCGGGTCTCTGGTCGACCGCCTACAGCCAGCCGACCGGGACCGCCGGAGTCGCCCCGCAGCACCCTCAGGCGCCTTCGGCGCTGTCCGCCGACCGTGTCAGTGAGACTGGTGTCGCGTTTTCCTGGCAGGATAATACCGCCGCCGAAGAGCAATTCCTGATTGAACGCTGCGACGATATCGCCGCCAACTGCTCCGACACGTCCTTCACCCCCCTGGCCACTCTTCCGTCCCTGGCGGGCGTGCAGCTTCTTTACCGCATGGATGAGAGCGCCTGGAGCGGTCTTGCCGGCGAGGTGGTCGATTCCTCCGGCAACGGCAACCACGGCCGGTCCGTGGCCGCCGCCACAGTCCCCTACGGCCGCTACCGCCGGTCGGGGAATTTCGCCAATGACAGCCGGGTCAGTACACCGCTGACCATCGACCAGTCATCAGCATCCTCGGGTGCCGCCTTCGCCGCCTGGGTCAAACCGGATGCCGGCAGTGGCCAGTTTTTCCTGTTCGACAGCGATAACGGCGGTAATGACTGGAGCCTGCTGCATGATGGCACCACCTGGCAATTGAACACCGGGGCAGAATCCGGACCGATCGATACCGGGATCGCCGTTGATGTCGGTGCCTGGCAGCAGGTGGTGGCCAGTTTTGATCCGCAGGGCGGGGTCAGCTTCTTCAAGAACGGCAGTGACCAGTTCAGTGATCCCGGCATCGGTTTCGACACATCGAGCGCCCCGCTGCAGGTCGGGTATCAGGATAATCCCGCCGGGACGCTGCTGCAGCTGCACATGGACGAAGCCGGCTGGAGTGACGGCAGCGCCGGTGTCATCGACAGCTCCGGAGCAGGGCTTGACGGGACCTCCTATGGTGGGGCAGACACCACCGCCGGCCATTCCGGTCGGGCCGGGCAGTTCGACGGGGTCGATGATTACGTCTCCACGCCTTTGCTGATCGATCAGTCCGCCTCCTCCGCAGGGGTGACCATGGAGGCCTGGGTCTATCCGACCGATACTTCAAGCTACAGCTGGCGGCACCTGCTCAGCACGGACAACAACAGCAATGAATGGGGAATCCTGCAGTACCATGATCAGTGGCGGGTCGCCACCGGCAACAGCCTGATCTATGTCGGGACGGTCGATCTCAACCGCTGGCAGCACCTGGTCGCGGTTTTCGATCCCGACAAGGGGGTTATTTTCTACAAGAACGGCGTCCCTTCAACCCCGCAGTCCATCGGTTACGGCACTTCCAATTATTTCACCATCGGCAGGGATGCCGGCAGCAACAGTGCCTATTACAAGGGACTGGTTGACGAGGTGACGGTCTTTGACCGGCCCTTGACCGCTGCCGAGGTTCTGGATCGTTATCAGCGCCGGAGTTTCCTCGGGCAGGTCGACGAGGTGGCGGTCTTCAACCGGCCGCTCTCTCTTTCCGAGGCTGCAACCCTGTATCAGCACGGACTCGCCCGTTTCAATGATTCCGGCACCGACGTCAATCGCGATTACACCTACCGGGTGCGGGCCGACCGTGCCGGCAGCTGTGCCGCCGATTGGCCGACGGCGCCATCGTCGGGCCTTGAGGTTCGGACGGTGCCTCCGGCGCCCGATCTGCAGGTACAGGTCGAGGGGGACAGCCGGGTTCGGCTCAGCTGGGTCAGCCGGACGACAACCCAGACCGGTTTCAAGGTCGAGCGTTGTGAGGGGTCGGGATGCGGCAGTTTCATCACTCTCGACAACAGTCTCGGTCCGGCGGACGACACCTATCTCGATACCACGACCTGTTCCGGGCAGACCTATCGCTACCGGGTGACGGCACTGCAGACCCCCGGATGGGGAGAATCAGATCCGAGCGCGGCCGTGGAAGTTGACGTGCCGGCTCTGGCGGCCCCGTCATCCCTCTCGGTCACAGGCGTATCCGAGGGAGAGATCAGCCTGCAGTGGTCCTATCCGTGGGCCGATGCCGATCGTTTCGAGGTCGGCTGGTGCGCCACCGCGGGCGGCTGCAGCCAGCCGAGTGATTTCACCCTCAGCACCGTCAGCGGTCTGCCCGAAGGGGATCTGCTCTGGCTGCGGATGAACGAGGCCGGCTGGAACAACGGCACCGCCGATGTCCTCGATTCTTCGGGGCATGCCCGGAACGCGACTTCCTACAATGGTCTCAATGTTGCCGCCGGCGGGCATTCGGGCGGGGCAGGGGCTTTTGACGGCAATGATGATTACCTGCAGACACCGCTGCACCTCGATCAGAGTGCCTCCGGTCCCGGGGCCAGTTTCGAAGTCTGGGTCTATCCGACCCGGCGCGACAACAGCCAGCGCCATGTGATCAGTACCGAGAACGGCGGTTATGACTGGTCGCTGGTTCAATCCCTGAACAACTGGATGGTGTTTACCGGCAATAGCAGCTACAGCACCGGGCTGAAGGTCGATTTCGACCAGTGGCAGCAGCTGGTGGTCACCTTCGATCCGCAGAGCGGGGTACGGGTTTATAAAAACGGCGGTTTGAGTCCCGCGGATGTCTTCACCACCACCAATATCGGTTTTGACGCCAGCACCAGTGATCTGGTGATCGGACGGCGCGCGTCGAGTACCTACAGCGGTTATCATTTCGAGGGTCGCATTGACGAGGTCGTCGTTTATCAGCGCCCGCTCAGCGCGCAGGAGGTGCAGGATCGTTATCTCCATAACTATTCTCTGACTCTCGGCACCTTTGATCCGGCAAGTGAATACAGTTTCAATGTGCGGGCCCTGCGTAGTGACAGTTGCGCTTCGTCGGGCCCCCTGGTTGAAATTGCGACGCCGGTCAGCACTGATCCGGTGTCCGCTCCCGTCGGCTTGACAGCCAACTCGGTCGGAACCACCAGGGTCGATCTGAACTGGTCCCTGGCGACCACCACCGAGACGCTGCTGACCCTTGAACGCTGCAGCGGTCTCGGCAGCGCCTGTGACGAGGATGCAGAATTCTCCGATTTCAGTCCGTCGGTCACCCTGCCCGGGGGCAGTTTGAACTATTCCGATCTGACGGTCTGTGCCGAGAGCGCCTATACCTATCGCCTGCGTTCCGAACGGGACAGCGCCCCGATCTGGCAGAGCGGCTGGATGACGGCAGAGCGGCAGGCGTTGACGATCGCTCCCCCCTTGAATTTTGCCGCCGCCGGGCTTTCCGAATCGGAGATTTCACTGGCCTGGGATGGGGGCGAGGGTGATAGCGATGAATATCTGCTGCAACGCTGCGTCGGAACCGGTTTCAATTGTGCCTCTCCAACCGAGATCGGGCGTTTCAGCGGTGCCCGGTTGCTGCTTCACATGGATGAACCGGACTGGAACGGCAGTGCCGGAGAGATCCTCGACGCTTCCGGCAACGGCAATCACGGCAGCCGGGCCGGAACGGCAACCACTGTCGCCGGTCGCTTCGACCGGGCCGGCAGTTTCAACGGCAGCAGCAGCGTGCAGACACCGTTGCTGCTTGATCAGACCGCGACCGGCGGCGGAGCGACCGTCAGCGTCTGGGCCTATCCGACCGTCAGCGACAACTACTATCGATATCTGTTCAGCAGCGAGAACGGCGGTTATGACTGGGGGCTCAGCCATCGCAACGGTGTCTGGTACATCGACACCGGAGAAGGGCGACGTTCGACCGGGGTGGCGGTCGATCTCAACCAATGGCAACTGCTCAGTGTAACCTTCACGCCCGGTGTCGGTTGCACGCTGATGAAAAATGACGGGGTGGCGGCCGAAGATCAGTTCAGCACCACGCTGATCGGCTACGATGGATCCAGCGCGGCGCTGGTCATCGGCAAGCGCGCCAACGCGACCGGCACCTTTTTTGTCGGTCGGATCGATGAAGTCGCCATTTACGACCGGTCTCTGGATGCGGCTGAATTGCGCCAGTTTTTCAATCAGCCTCCCTACCGCTTCTTCGATACCGGGCTTGACCCGGCTACCGACTACGCCTACCGGTTGACGGCCGCCAAGAGCGTCGCCGGCGGCTGCGGCTGGAGCAAGGCGAGCGATGCGACAGCCGCAACCCTGGCCCCGCCGCTGCCGGACCAGTTTGCGGTCGCCGCCGGAGGAACCACCTGGGTCGATCTCACCTGGCAGGACAAGAGTGGTTCCGAAACTGAATACCAGTTGCAGCGCTGTGACGGCAGCCTGGCCGGCTGCGGATCGCTCGATGCCAATTTTACCGCCCTGGATGTCACCCTGGTGCCGGACAGCGAAGCGTACAGCGACGCGAGCCTCTGCCCCGGTCAAACCTACAGCTACCGGCTGCGGGCCCGGCGCAGCAGTGGGCAGCCGCTTTGGGATACCGGGTGGGTCTATCTTGAAACCACGACCGCGGCGGTTGCCGAGCTGACCGGTTTTTCCGCGGTCCGAATTTCTGAGGTGGAGGTCGATCTCGGCTGGAATGATACCAATCAGGATGAAGATAAATTTGTCATTGAACGATGCATCGGGGTGGGCTGCAGTAACTTCGCCCCCATCGCCGACCTGACCTCATCAGCGACGGTGCTCAGCTATCGGGACGATGAACTCGAACCCGGCAGCACCTACAACTACCGGGTCAAGGCGGTCAAGGCGGCCGTCTGCAACGGAGGCTGGCAGACCGGCTATCAGGGACCGATTGAAATTGCCGCGTCCATTCAGCCACCGAAGCTGGTCAGCGCAATCCCCATCAATACCACGCGGATCGACCTGGCCTGGGACAACAATGCTCCGACCGCTACCGGTACCCTGGTGGAGCGCTGCAGCGGCCATCCCTGCCAGGACAGCTTTGTTCCGGTTGGAACAGCGGTCATCGGCGCCACCGGTTTTACCGATGACACGGCCTGCGCCGGGGCGAGTTACAGTTATCGGCTCAAGTCTCTCGGCGAGGGGTTGTCAGCTGCCGCCGGGGGGTGTTGGAGTCGACGCGTCCCGCTCACGTTTGATGCCTTCGTCCCCGGTTCGGTGGTCGAGCTTGCGGTTCCCTACGACAGTGACATGCGCAGCGATTTTGCCGACCTGCGTTTTTATGACCGGACCGCGCGGCGGGAACTGGCCTACTGGATTGTCGAAGTTCTGCGGCCGGGGCAGACCGACGCGGTGGCCAGGGTGCTGCTTGAAACCGGCAACAATGCCGCTATCGACCTCTATTACGGGAATCCGAACGCCGTCGACGCCGGGCGCCGAGACCGATTCGTTTTCTATCGTGAGGATTTCACCGGGCAGCTTCTCAACCCCGCCGACTGGGTGGAACTCGATGCCAACAACTATCTTGAAGCTGACAACGGTCTGCATCTCTACGATCTGCAGGCGAGCTATGCCTGGTCGTCGGCCCTGATCTCCACGGCCACATTCCAGCGTTCGGCAGGGCTTGAACTCTATGCCGAACTGACTCTGCCGGGTGATAGTGACGGTCTCAACTACTTTGCCTTCGGCTGGGAGAAGGACCAGACCACCAGCTATTATTATTCCAGCCTGGCGAGCGGCTTTCATTTTAACAACGGACGGCTTGTTATTTACAACGGCAGCGGGATCAAATACCCCAACCCGCTCTTCAACTACGCCTATACCGATTACCAGTTGCGTATCGTGTTGAATCCGGCGGGCGGCAGTCGTTACCTGGTGCGCAACAGCTCCGACCAGGCATGGACACAGCTCATGGACACCTCGCTGGATGCCGTTCACAACCAGGATGCAACCCTGCGACTGGCTGTTCATCAGGCATCTCATGATGTGGTGATTCACAGTCTGCAGGTTCGTTCCGCGGTTGACGATGCCGTCGTCAGCCTCGGCACGGAAGAATCGACCGGCAGCTGCTACACGTTTACCACCCTTTGGCAGAGTGGTTACAGCAGCGAGGATGTCTGGGCCGCAACTCCGACTCCACAGGCACCTTCCGGTCTGAGTGCTGCGACAACGGCAGGGAGTGTGCAGTTGACATGGGACTGGAATGCCGACGAGGACGCGTCGTTCATCATCGAACGTTGCCTCGAATCCAGCTGCCCCTCATACAGTGTCGTTGCAACGGTTACGGCCGGTTCCCGGCAGTATCTTGACGGATCGGCAGCCGCGTCGCAGGACTATCGTTACCGGGTGCGGGCGACCAAACCGTCGACCTGCGGTGCCTGGCAGAGCGGACCGAGCGGGGAGGCCCTGGTGCGGACCGACCCCGGCGGGATCATGGACCTGTCGGCGACGCCGGTCAATTCCCGGATGATTCGTCTTGACTGGACGCCGCCGGGGGGAGACGAAGATGGTTTCCTGCTTTACAAGCAGAGTCTGACCGGCCGCTTCGTGCCGATCGCCGAACTGCCGGCGGGGGTCTCGAATTTCACCGATACGCTCGCGATTGAGCCGGAAAGCACCTACCGATACCAGTTGCGTGCCTGGCGCACTGATGATTCGGGACCTCCTGAAATCAGATCATTCGGTGAATTCAGCAACATTGCCGAAGCCACCACACCGGCATTCATCAACGGCGATGGGGTCTGTGCTGAATGA